The window CACAAAggcaaaagaaacaacaacaacaacaagaaaaacctACTCCTGACCAAAATGCCACGGATGCGTCTGAGGTCCCTTGGAATAAAATCCCACCGCACGGTCCATTATGTAGCGGATCCGGAGCTTTCACTTCTGTCGCATGATTTTCATCTGTGGATGGAGTCGGACGTGACAACTGGACGAATCCCGATCGTGTGATATGATCGAAAGCTGCAGAACAGCcactaaatgtttttgtcaaatgctGCGTTCAGGGTCGAGAATGAACTTTGACCCTcgatttgttttggttttttagttcatttattACACGGTTTgcccaccagagagcactgacaagtcCTGCTCTTGGTCAAAATTCTTCAGTAACCCACCTGAAGGAATCCTCAaaatgttcatgtaaaaaaaaaaataataaaaataaatgtgtccAGTGTTTTGTCAATAATCAATATCAATATTGGCCTCAAACATCCAGTATCGGTCTGGCTTTCATAGAGAGCATTGCTGGAAAACcgtttcaaaaaataaaaaatcaagaCTCCCTTCAGCACTTGAGGCATGAGGGAGAGGTGGGAGAGAGAGTATGGGAGGGACGGAgcgggagagagggagagagggagaacgGAGGCAGTATAAAACCGGGAGTCCGACTTCAGCAGCCCTGAACTTGTGAGGAGACACTTCCGAGAGCGGATTAAACCCGGTTCACCTAgatgttcaaatgtttttagtgttttactCCAACGCTGGATGGTGGTGCGAGGTGGAAAACGATGTGTGGATGGTGGGAAGGCCTTTTGGTTTCCTGGGCATTTGAGTTGatcaaacagtaaaagaaaagaaaagaaaggagaagacaggagaaaagaaagaaaatcaacatgCTGCGGGTGAAGTGAGGAAGCTGAGGAAAAGGGGCAGAGATGTGTCGCCTGATTGTTGGATAACTGCTGCTGCGCTTCTGCTGGAGATGGAGCCGCGTCGACTCCGGGTTTCCAAGGGACGAGAAACGCGAGCGGTGGCTGGATGTGTGAGCGGTTGCAGACCGACCCGCGGGCTTTCCTTCGAGCTCAATGACAGGGGCAACTGACGGGGGaaggtggagggatggagaatGCCAGTCAGCTCAAACCGACGCCGGTCATCTACGGGGAGCTGTTGAACCTCTCCACCAACGACACCCATGCCAATTTCACGTCGAAGGCGGAGGCGAAGGACACTAACTTGGCTTTCCAGGCGGGTCTTGGCGTGACCTTAGCCCTCATAACGTTCGCCACGACGCTCTCAAACGCGTTCGTCATCGCCACCATCTACCAGTCGCGAAAACTGCACACCCCGGCCAACTTTCTGATCGCCTCGCTGGCGGTCACGGACCTGCTGGTGTCCATTTTGGTGATGCCCGTCAGCGCGCTGTACACGGTGAGCCAGACCTGGACTCTGGGGCAGGTCGTGTGTGACATCTGGCTCTCCTCGGACATAACGTGCTGCACCGCGTCCATCCTGCACCTGTGCGTAATCGCGCTGGACCGCTACTGGGCCATCACGGACGCGGTGGAGTACTCCAAGAAGCGCACGCCGCGGCGCGCAGCCGGGATGATCGCCACCGCCTGGGTCATCGCCATCTCCATCTCCCTGCCGCCTTTCTTCTGGCGCCAGGTGAAAGCGGAGGAGGTGACGAGCTGCAACGTGAACACCGACCACATTTTCTACACCATCTACTCCACCTTCGGCGCGTTCTACATCCCCACGCTGCTGCTCATCGCCTTGTACGGGAGGATTTACGTGGAAGCCCGAAAGCGCATCCTGAAGCAGTCGCGCAACAAGCAGGGCAAGAGACTCACCTCGGCGCGCCTGATCACCAACTCCCCCGGCTCGGTGGCGTCCACCACCTCGCTGAACTACGGGACGAACGACACCTCCTCCTGCGACACTACCTCGTCCGCGACCGCGAGCCAAGTCAAAGTCACCGTGTCCGACGCGCTGCTGGAGAAGAAGCGGATCTCCGCCGCCAGGGAGAGGAAGGCGACCAAGACTTTGGGAGTGATCCTGGGAGCCTACATCATTTGCTGGCTCCCGTTTTTCATTTACACTCTTCTAGTGCCTGCCTGTGAGTCCTGCTTCCACCCGGAGCTATTTGGCATTTTCACCTGGCTGGGTTACCTCAACTCGTTAATCAACCCCATCATTTACACCATGTCCAACGAGGACTTCAAGCAGGCTTTCCACAAGCTCATTCGGTTCAGATGCTGCAGGGCATGAttaccccccacccccgcccccGCCGCCCCTCCGAGCCCATCTCCAGCCACCTGTGTGAGGCCAGAGTTGAAGCAAACCCGCCATCGAGCACATACCCTTCGCTCCCGTGGTTTTCCCTGAGGGCAGCTTCACCAACATCCCCGCTGAGTCTGACAATGAGGCTGCAGAGTGGTGAGCTTTTACCTGACAGACGGTGCAGAGGACCGTGGAAGTGCACTGACCCGCCGTTCACTCTGCACTGTAGTATCTGATGGCACTGCCTGGTGGGTGGCTGTCACTTCCCAACCAGTGCCATgtcttttcaaagaaaaaaccaGCCGGCCGCTGCTGGCAGAGGAGCAGAGGCGTCGGTGGGCGCTGTGATGCGGAAGCTCTGTGACTGGTCTGCAGTTGATCGAGTTATTTGTGACGACTTGGAGAAAGCCCATAGCCCCAGATGCGGGGGCCCCGCCTCTACGTGCTGCACTGGACTCTACAGACTCTACTTTGCCATATTAGTTTGACAGTCAACATCAGTTGGCTCGTAAGCACAAACAGCTTAGAACTAAGCTACCGTGAGCCCCAAGGGCAAAAAATAagatttgtgtttcattttcctGACTCAGTAAAGGGGAAATACTGGTGCCTACAACAAGTTTAGTTTAGTTCCTCAGACGTGCCTGGCCCAGATGGAGGTAAAAGCATGATTCTtgtttgagaaaaacaacacaatttggTTTATTCTCGTGGCcagtgtatgtgttttcttttctcttcttgctGTGGCTGCCGTTCACTCTAATCAAGGCTCCAAAACGAGTGTAAATGTACGAATCTGTGTGCATCGGTGTGATTCTTACCGTCATTTGCTAAAAGGGTCTGGATTTTGCTCAGTGGAACGGTTATCTCACCGCAAGTCAACGCTAAACCATCGGCTCTGAATGAAGAGCCAGTAGTCTACCTGCCAGAGCTCCTGTTCAAGATGCATTCTTGATTGTTAATGCTAGCTTTGATGTACCATATCATACCAGGCCCAACAAATTCAGATCCAACTCCAAACCTAGTTAAGCAGGGCTGACAAAACAGGGTTCCTACAGTCATCTCTGGGAATTTGGCATTTGTGTCTTCTGCGCCGGGAAAAAGTTGCGGAAGACGATGAATGTCGTTTTAAAAACGCTCCAAAATGTCACCGCATTCTGATCAAAatcacccttttttttccttcccaaCGAAACCGTCACATGTTAAATGTCAAGCGCCGGCTGCAGCCGCCGAGCCCTTAGAAGACCATTTctggggaaggaaaaaaaacaaaaaaatcaaactgaaaaagaCTGTTTGCTCTCACAAGGTACGAAAgctgtaacaacaacaacaacaacatcaacgACAACAAAGCACACGTCCGGGGCTGTGGCTGCCGTCGAGGACGCCGAGGCCATGTCCTCGCGTGTCCTCGTGTCTCTGGGAATTTTTCTGGGATTTTGCAACCCGAGGCCGAGTCCACTTTTTAAAGGTTACACCCGAGTTGCGCATGGCGGGTCTTTTTCAGGTTGATTCTGAGTCAAAATTCTGAAATCCGACGGCTTTTGAGATGAAAGGGATTTACAGCATTTCTCCGCTGGCATTAGATCACTGTGAATCACCATGCGCAAGGACAcaaaactgacacaaaacattacttaaaagttaaataaatgtatgaaaatgtaaagaaaacatcttaaaattaaGCAAATCAATCcgattttttgtgtgtttgttgttcttctgggtttttttgtttttttggcggCTAGTGAAAGGTTTTCTTATGGACGACAGGGTTGTGTTGGGGAACtttgacctcagtatttctaaaatcccgGCTACAGCCCTGCACATGTCACATGGTCAGAGTGTGATCCCCAAAATGTGCATGAACCCTGTCCTGTCGATTTTCTCGTGAATAATTTTGACAgatacacagatttttttgctCTCTTGCCGAGAGTTGGACGCGACagtcgataccactctcatttccACTCGTCCCTTGTCAAAACCTgctgcctacattacccacagtgcaTCTCGACTGCCAACAGTCTGGTTGGAGATTTGGGAGTGTT is drawn from Xiphias gladius isolate SHS-SW01 ecotype Sanya breed wild chromosome 4, ASM1685928v1, whole genome shotgun sequence and contains these coding sequences:
- the LOC120788882 gene encoding 5-hydroxytryptamine receptor 1B-like, whose protein sequence is MENASQLKPTPVIYGELLNLSTNDTHANFTSKAEAKDTNLAFQAGLGVTLALITFATTLSNAFVIATIYQSRKLHTPANFLIASLAVTDLLVSILVMPVSALYTVSQTWTLGQVVCDIWLSSDITCCTASILHLCVIALDRYWAITDAVEYSKKRTPRRAAGMIATAWVIAISISLPPFFWRQVKAEEVTSCNVNTDHIFYTIYSTFGAFYIPTLLLIALYGRIYVEARKRILKQSRNKQGKRLTSARLITNSPGSVASTTSLNYGTNDTSSCDTTSSATASQVKVTVSDALLEKKRISAARERKATKTLGVILGAYIICWLPFFIYTLLVPACESCFHPELFGIFTWLGYLNSLINPIIYTMSNEDFKQAFHKLIRFRCCRA